Proteins encoded in a region of the Rhodococcus sp. SBT000017 genome:
- the eutC gene encoding ethanolamine ammonia-lyase subunit EutC, whose product MTGESEVAGVEPAERPETEFWGELRAMTQARIGLGRIGDSLPTTRVLEFRSAHAAARDAVHMPLEVEEFVGRVEQVGLGAPSVVTSLATSRAEYLRRPDLGRQPKDLSAVPHSEDEIGIVLGDGLSPRALADHGVAMLEALKAELSDRYSIAVPVIATEARVALGDHIAAAMGVRTVLVLIGERPGLSVADSLGIYLTHLPKPGCTDADRNCISNIHPPEGQGYAQSARIVAGLLAGARKLGRSGVALKDTSRADALESAEVLTLE is encoded by the coding sequence ATGACCGGTGAATCGGAAGTGGCAGGAGTGGAGCCCGCGGAACGACCGGAAACAGAGTTCTGGGGCGAATTGCGGGCGATGACCCAGGCGCGGATAGGCCTGGGGCGCATCGGTGATTCGTTGCCGACGACCCGGGTGCTGGAGTTTCGCTCGGCGCATGCTGCGGCGCGGGATGCGGTGCACATGCCGCTCGAGGTCGAGGAGTTCGTGGGCCGGGTCGAGCAGGTCGGTCTCGGTGCACCGTCGGTGGTGACCTCGTTGGCGACGAGTCGTGCGGAGTATCTGCGACGGCCCGATCTGGGTCGGCAGCCGAAAGATCTGTCGGCGGTTCCGCATTCCGAGGACGAGATCGGCATCGTGTTGGGCGACGGGTTGTCTCCGCGTGCGCTTGCCGATCACGGTGTGGCGATGCTGGAGGCGCTGAAAGCAGAGCTGTCCGATCGTTATTCGATAGCGGTCCCGGTAATCGCGACCGAGGCGCGGGTGGCGCTGGGTGATCACATCGCCGCGGCGATGGGTGTGCGGACGGTGCTGGTGCTGATCGGGGAGCGTCCGGGGTTGTCCGTCGCCGACAGTCTCGGTATCTATCTGACGCATCTGCCGAAACCCGGGTGCACCGACGCCGATCGCAACTGCATCTCCAACATCCACCCGCCGGAGGGGCAGGGGTATGCGCAGTCGGCCCGCATCGTGGCCGGTCTGTTGGCCGGTGCGCGCAAGCTCGGGCGGTCGGGGGTGGCGCTGAAGGACACCTCGCGCGCCGATGCGCTCGAGTCGGCCGAGGTCCTGACCCTGGAGTGA
- a CDS encoding thioesterase family protein, translating into MQTEPTEPVGYHASVTVRWSDMDAFAHINHARMVTLLEEARIEWLLSEGEANEALIKSALIANVTIAYKKPLRHSDGPLDVTLWFEKVRAVDFTIGYEVRAAGAAPDSPPAVVATTRMAMVDVGAETLRRIAPEEKAYLARWTR; encoded by the coding sequence ATGCAGACAGAGCCGACCGAGCCCGTCGGATATCACGCGAGTGTGACCGTGCGCTGGTCCGATATGGACGCCTTCGCGCACATCAACCATGCCCGGATGGTCACCCTGCTCGAAGAAGCGCGCATCGAATGGCTGCTCAGCGAGGGCGAGGCCAACGAAGCCCTGATCAAGAGTGCGTTGATCGCCAACGTGACCATCGCGTACAAGAAGCCGCTTCGACATTCGGACGGTCCGCTCGACGTCACGCTCTGGTTCGAGAAGGTTCGCGCTGTCGATTTCACAATCGGGTACGAGGTCCGCGCCGCGGGCGCGGCACCCGATTCGCCGCCCGCCGTGGTGGCGACGACCCGGATGGCGATGGTCGACGTCGGTGCCGAGACCCTGCGCCGAATTGCGCCGGAGGAGAAGGCCTATCTCGCGCGCTGGACTCGCTGA
- a CDS encoding acetoacetate--CoA ligase encodes MISALWTPTDSDLAEARVTAFARFVEQRHDVLLPDYAALWRWSTNEMELFWRAVWDFFEVHSSSTPTTVLAERSMPGAHWFPGTEVNYVDQVIRHARPSRAAIVHAREDGSTRTVTWEEMIDRAGALAGTLADAGVRRGDRVVGYLPNVPEAVIAFLATASLGAVWSACGQDYSASAALDRLGQLEPTALITADGYLYGGKFRDKAADVDALTSGLPTLRVVVTVGEASGNAVSWSAATAQTRELNPVAVPFDHPLWVVFSSGTTGLPKGIVHGHGGVVLEHLKSVVLQSDLGPEDVFFWYTSPSWMMWNFQVAGLLAGSTIVCADGNPAFPTPDALWDIAGRLGVTYLGTSPGYVLACIKADAHPGSDHDLSALRAVGITGSAMPATSSIWLSENIGAHVPVFSISGGTDVVSAFAGGVRTVPVWAGELSVPFLGVALDAYDEDGGPVRGTVGELVVTEPMPSMPLYFWNDADGSRYRDAYFDTYPGIWRHGDWITVTDRGSVLVHGRSDSTLNRNGIRMGSADIYQAVESLDEVTEALVLGIELPGGGYWMPLFVVVPGGATDELRERIGSVIRTQASPRHVPDDVIATPAIPHTRTGKKLEVPLKRLFQGATAAGTLDASAVDDPAALAWFVERAAEFQRVQRAR; translated from the coding sequence ATGATCAGTGCGCTGTGGACGCCGACGGATTCCGATCTCGCCGAGGCTCGGGTGACCGCGTTCGCCCGGTTCGTCGAGCAACGTCACGATGTGCTTCTCCCGGACTACGCGGCTCTGTGGCGCTGGTCGACGAACGAGATGGAACTGTTCTGGCGAGCGGTGTGGGACTTCTTCGAGGTCCACTCCTCCAGCACGCCGACGACGGTGCTCGCAGAGCGCAGTATGCCGGGAGCGCACTGGTTTCCGGGTACGGAAGTGAACTACGTGGACCAGGTGATCAGGCACGCTCGACCGAGCCGCGCCGCGATCGTGCACGCCCGTGAAGACGGTTCGACGCGGACCGTGACGTGGGAGGAGATGATCGACCGGGCCGGGGCGCTGGCGGGCACGCTGGCCGACGCGGGAGTGCGCCGCGGCGACCGCGTCGTCGGGTACCTGCCCAACGTTCCCGAGGCGGTGATCGCATTCCTGGCGACCGCGAGCCTGGGTGCGGTGTGGTCCGCGTGCGGGCAGGACTACTCGGCCTCGGCGGCACTCGACCGTCTGGGCCAGCTCGAACCCACGGCACTGATCACTGCCGACGGGTACCTGTACGGAGGGAAGTTCCGAGACAAGGCCGCCGATGTCGACGCGCTCACGTCGGGGCTGCCCACGCTGCGAGTGGTCGTGACAGTCGGCGAGGCGTCGGGAAATGCGGTGAGCTGGTCTGCCGCAACAGCGCAGACTCGTGAATTGAACCCGGTCGCAGTGCCTTTCGATCACCCGCTGTGGGTCGTGTTCTCCTCGGGTACCACGGGTCTACCGAAGGGGATCGTGCACGGTCACGGCGGTGTGGTGCTCGAGCATCTCAAATCCGTTGTCCTGCAGTCCGATCTGGGGCCCGAGGACGTGTTCTTCTGGTACACCAGCCCCAGCTGGATGATGTGGAATTTCCAGGTCGCCGGCCTGCTGGCCGGGTCCACGATCGTGTGCGCCGACGGCAATCCGGCATTTCCGACGCCGGATGCACTGTGGGACATCGCCGGTCGTCTGGGTGTGACCTACCTCGGCACCAGCCCCGGGTACGTGCTCGCCTGCATCAAGGCCGATGCTCATCCGGGCTCGGATCACGATCTCTCGGCGCTGCGGGCCGTCGGTATCACCGGATCCGCGATGCCCGCGACGTCGTCGATCTGGTTGTCGGAGAACATCGGGGCTCACGTGCCGGTCTTCTCCATCTCCGGCGGCACCGACGTGGTGTCGGCATTCGCCGGGGGAGTGCGGACCGTGCCGGTCTGGGCCGGAGAGCTGTCGGTGCCGTTCCTCGGCGTGGCGCTCGACGCCTACGACGAGGACGGCGGACCCGTCCGCGGCACCGTCGGTGAACTGGTCGTCACCGAGCCGATGCCGTCCATGCCGCTGTACTTCTGGAACGACGCCGACGGATCTCGTTACCGAGACGCCTACTTCGACACCTATCCGGGAATCTGGCGGCACGGCGACTGGATCACCGTGACCGATCGCGGCAGTGTGCTCGTGCACGGGAGATCCGATTCGACACTCAACCGCAACGGAATTCGCATGGGGAGCGCAGACATCTACCAGGCCGTCGAATCGCTGGACGAGGTCACCGAGGCGCTCGTCCTCGGCATCGAGCTACCCGGCGGCGGATACTGGATGCCCCTGTTCGTGGTGGTCCCTGGCGGTGCGACCGACGAGTTGCGTGAGCGCATCGGATCCGTCATCAGAACACAGGCGTCGCCGCGACACGTTCCCGACGACGTCATCGCCACGCCCGCGATTCCCCACACACGAACCGGGAAGAAGCTCGAGGTACCGCTCAAACGACTCTTTCAAGGTGCTACTGCTGCAGGCACTCTCGACGCGAGTGCCGTCGACGATCCGGCTGCGTTGGCGTGGTTCGTAGAGCGGGCAGCCGAGTTTCAGCGAGTCCAGCGCGCGAGATAG
- a CDS encoding AMP-binding protein: MDSYSSGASDTAVLDDTIGANLDRTAVRYPDRDALIDVASGRRWTYSEFVADVDLLAAGLLVAGVEVGDRVGMWAPNCPEWVLAQYATAKIGAVLVNINPAYRSHELQFVLKQAGVSVLLSATEFKGSNYAAMIDDVRPEVKSLREVLFIGSIQWEAVTDRGHRALAKTPRMITDVSERLGADDAINIQYTSGTTGFPKGATLSHRNILNNGFFVGELCHYTAEDRVCIPVPFYHCFGMVMGNLACTSHGAAMVIPGPSFDPVATLTAVAAEKCTSLYGVPTMFIAELALESFEDFDLGSLRTGIMAGSPCPTEVMKQVIDRMAMSEVSICYGMTETSPVSLQTRSDDSIEQRVSTVGRVGPHLEVKIVDSIEGSTLPRGEAGELCTRGYSVMLGYWEQPEKTAEAIDSEGWMHTGDIGVMDSDGYVAITGRIKDMVIRGGENIYPREVEEFLYTHPDVVDAQVIGVPDPKYGEELMVWIRMKDDAAPLDSTAVRAFCDGRLAHYKIPRYVHVVDEFPMTVTGKVRKVEMRERSVGLIEQLPFG; the protein is encoded by the coding sequence ATGGACAGTTACTCTTCCGGGGCGTCGGACACAGCGGTGCTGGACGACACCATCGGCGCGAATCTGGATCGAACTGCGGTGCGGTACCCGGATCGTGATGCGTTGATCGATGTCGCGTCCGGGCGGCGGTGGACCTACTCGGAGTTCGTCGCCGACGTCGATCTGTTGGCTGCCGGATTGCTCGTGGCCGGAGTCGAGGTGGGGGACCGCGTCGGAATGTGGGCTCCGAACTGCCCGGAATGGGTTCTGGCGCAGTACGCGACGGCCAAGATCGGTGCCGTGTTGGTCAACATCAATCCCGCGTATCGCTCGCACGAGTTGCAGTTCGTGCTGAAGCAGGCCGGGGTGTCGGTGTTGTTGTCGGCCACGGAGTTCAAGGGGTCGAACTATGCGGCGATGATCGACGACGTGCGCCCCGAGGTGAAATCCCTGCGTGAGGTGCTGTTCATCGGGAGCATCCAGTGGGAGGCGGTGACCGATCGCGGGCATCGAGCGTTGGCGAAGACTCCGCGCATGATCACCGATGTGTCCGAGCGGCTCGGTGCCGACGATGCCATCAACATCCAGTACACCTCGGGGACAACGGGATTCCCCAAGGGTGCGACGCTCAGTCATCGCAACATCCTCAACAACGGCTTCTTCGTCGGCGAGCTCTGCCATTACACCGCAGAGGACCGCGTGTGCATTCCGGTGCCCTTCTATCACTGCTTCGGCATGGTGATGGGCAATCTCGCGTGCACGTCGCACGGCGCAGCGATGGTGATTCCCGGTCCCTCGTTCGATCCGGTGGCGACGTTGACGGCCGTCGCCGCGGAGAAGTGCACGTCGCTCTACGGAGTCCCAACGATGTTCATCGCCGAACTGGCACTGGAGAGCTTCGAGGACTTCGACCTCGGCAGTCTGCGTACCGGCATCATGGCCGGATCACCGTGTCCCACCGAAGTGATGAAGCAGGTGATCGACCGGATGGCGATGTCGGAAGTATCGATCTGCTACGGCATGACCGAGACGTCGCCGGTGTCGCTGCAGACTCGCAGTGACGATTCGATCGAGCAGCGGGTGTCGACTGTCGGACGCGTCGGCCCGCACCTCGAGGTCAAGATCGTCGACTCGATCGAGGGCAGCACATTGCCTCGCGGTGAGGCCGGCGAGCTGTGTACCCGCGGCTATTCGGTGATGCTCGGCTATTGGGAGCAGCCGGAGAAGACCGCCGAGGCCATCGACTCCGAGGGATGGATGCATACCGGCGACATCGGGGTGATGGACTCCGATGGCTACGTGGCGATCACCGGGCGGATCAAGGACATGGTGATTCGCGGCGGCGAGAACATCTATCCCCGCGAAGTCGAGGAGTTCCTGTACACCCATCCCGATGTCGTCGACGCGCAGGTGATCGGAGTGCCCGACCCGAAGTACGGCGAGGAGCTGATGGTGTGGATCAGGATGAAAGACGATGCCGCGCCGCTCGATTCGACGGCGGTACGGGCATTCTGCGACGGACGGCTGGCGCACTACAAGATCCCGCGTTACGTACATGTCGTCGACGAGTTCCCGATGACGGTCACCGGCAAGGTGCGCAAGGTGGAGATGCGCGAGCGATCGGTCGGCCTGATCGAGCAGCTGCCGTTCGGCTGA
- a CDS encoding ethanolamine ammonia-lyase subunit EutB has protein sequence MTIYTQQVSGTTYTFDGLVDLMAKATPLRSGDELAGCAAESDAERAAAQWALSEVSLDVFLHDLLVPYESDEVTRLIIDSHDRIAFGAVSHLTVGGLRDWLLQVTARPDAAAALRSVAAGLTPEMVAAVSKIMRNQDLIAVSRAAQVTSAFRTTVGLPGTLTTRLQPNHPTDDPRGIAAATLDGLLLGSGDAVIGINPATDSPQATAELLHLLDEIRQRFEIPTQSCVLSHVTTTMELIDKGVPVDLVFQSIAGTEGANSSFGVNIPLLREANEAGRSLHRGTVGNNVMYLETGQGSALSAGAHIGTGDRPVDQQTLETRAYAVARDLEPLLINTVVGFIGPEYLYDGKQIIRAGLEDHFCGKLLGLPMGVDVCYTNHAEADQDDMDTLLTLLGTAGVAFVIAVPGADDVMLGYQSLSFHDVLYVRQVLGLRPAPEFESWLSRLGMVDADGRVLDVDAAGSPLRALMSAR, from the coding sequence ATGACGATCTACACCCAGCAGGTCTCGGGGACCACCTACACGTTCGACGGGCTGGTGGACTTGATGGCCAAGGCGACACCGCTTCGATCGGGTGACGAATTGGCCGGCTGCGCAGCCGAATCGGATGCCGAGCGCGCCGCAGCGCAATGGGCGCTGTCGGAGGTCTCGCTCGATGTCTTCCTGCACGATCTGCTCGTTCCGTACGAGAGCGACGAGGTCACCCGGCTCATCATCGATTCACACGACCGCATCGCATTCGGGGCCGTCTCGCACCTGACCGTCGGCGGCCTGCGGGACTGGCTGCTCCAGGTCACCGCGAGGCCGGACGCGGCGGCGGCGTTGCGGTCGGTGGCCGCCGGACTGACTCCGGAGATGGTGGCAGCGGTCAGCAAGATCATGCGAAACCAGGATCTGATCGCGGTGTCACGGGCCGCGCAGGTGACGTCGGCGTTCCGTACGACGGTGGGACTTCCCGGAACACTCACCACTCGGCTCCAGCCCAATCATCCGACGGACGATCCCCGCGGAATCGCCGCGGCCACCCTCGACGGGCTGCTGCTCGGATCGGGCGATGCGGTGATCGGGATCAACCCGGCGACCGACTCACCTCAGGCGACTGCCGAACTGCTGCATCTGCTGGACGAGATTCGGCAGCGCTTCGAGATTCCCACTCAATCGTGCGTTCTCTCGCACGTGACGACGACGATGGAACTGATCGACAAGGGCGTTCCGGTCGATCTGGTGTTCCAGTCGATCGCGGGCACCGAAGGGGCCAATTCGAGCTTCGGAGTGAACATTCCGCTGCTTCGCGAGGCCAACGAGGCCGGCCGATCGCTGCACCGCGGGACCGTCGGGAACAACGTCATGTATCTCGAAACCGGTCAGGGTTCGGCGTTGTCGGCGGGCGCGCACATCGGTACCGGCGACCGGCCCGTCGATCAGCAGACCCTCGAAACGCGTGCGTACGCGGTGGCCCGCGATCTCGAGCCGCTGCTGATCAACACCGTCGTCGGATTCATCGGGCCCGAGTACCTGTACGACGGCAAGCAGATCATCAGGGCCGGCCTGGAAGATCACTTCTGCGGCAAGCTGCTGGGACTGCCGATGGGAGTGGACGTCTGCTACACCAACCATGCCGAGGCCGACCAGGACGACATGGACACCCTGCTGACACTCCTCGGCACCGCCGGGGTCGCGTTCGTCATCGCGGTGCCCGGTGCCGACGACGTCATGCTCGGATACCAGTCGTTGAGCTTCCACGACGTGCTCTACGTTCGGCAGGTTCTCGGGCTGCGACCCGCACCGGAATTCGAGTCGTGGCTCTCCCGACTGGGAATGGTCGACGCCGATGGTCGAGTACTGGACGTGGACGCGGCGGGAAGCCCGTTGCGCGCGTTGATGAGTGCGCGATGA